Sequence from the Theropithecus gelada isolate Dixy chromosome 20, Tgel_1.0, whole genome shotgun sequence genome:
ggtggatcatgaggtcaggaaattgagaccatcctggctaacatggtgaaaccccatctctactaaaaatgcaaaaaatcagctgggtgtggtggtgctcacctgtagtctcagctactcgggatgcagaggcagaagaatcgcttgaacccaggaagtagaggttgcattgagctgagatcatgccactgcactccagtctgggtgacagagcgagactccatctccaaaaacaaaaaaattataccagGACAACAACAGCACAAACTGGGCTTGTCCCACGTGGACTGGGACATAGGTACTGGATTTAATCCCCCATCCCTGAGTAACAGAGTAGCTCATCTGCAACTGTTTGAACTTAGTTACATTTTAattctcaacttttaaaaagggaccagaggctgggggccgtggctcatgcctgtaatcccagcactttgacaagccaaggcagggagatcacctgaggtcaggagttagagaccagcctggccaacatggtgaaaccctgtctctactaaaaatacaaaaattagccagccgtggtggtgcacacctgtaattgcagctacttgggaggctgaggtgggagaatctcttgaacccgggagggggaggttgcagtgagccaagattgtgccattgcactccagcctgggtgctagagtgagactccatctccaaaaaataaaaataaaaataacaaataaaaagggTACAGAGGGTGCCTAGAAATGCTTTTACCTTATTGTTCAGAGAACGTTGCTCTGTGGTCTTAGAAAAATAAGCTCAGGAGTACTCGGCTGCTTTCCTCTGCTGTCTCTACCAGCTCTGAGCAGGCAGCATGGCCAGCCACCTTGATTATATGACCTCCAAGCTTCACAGACCTTCAAGGTAGGTGATATTATTGAAATCTTTCATTTAGTAAGCTCACCTAACCTGCTCAAAGCAAGGGTGACTAAGTTATTGTCAAATTGAATCACTTGTGAGAATAAAAGGCCGTGCTATTCTACTTATGCCAGCACAAACAGCATAAACCAGGACTGTTCTAGACCCAGCAAGCAGGAAGTATAAGCAGCTTTCCTCTGGTCAAAGAGTTGGCAGGTGGTGCTGAACGACTCTGGAACGTGAACTGCCCTACAGCAGGCATCTTCTACAGTCAAGCTGAGGTCTCCTGGAGGTTACAAGCACCTGCAAAAGTGATTCCCCAACATCTTGTCCAAATAACTTctcttatctttttattaaaaaaaaataaaacagtcacCACCAACCACATGACAACTTGCCAGGCAAGgcctcacttccctccctccttcgTGTCCCATGTGCCTAGTCAGCAGGGTCAGGGAGGCAGTCAGCACTGAGGTTAGCTTCGCCCAAAGGGAGTATTACAGAGAGAGGCTTGGGAAAGTGAAGGAAACCTGGACAGGCTTTTCAGCATTGAGAAGTCACTTAAAACTGATTTGTTTTCAGTAACTGGTATGTCTAAAATGCAGGGAGGGAAGACCATGCTGTCAACAATCATAACCCACTTTTTACAGGTTGGCTCCAGGGAGAGGTCAGTTGGAACGGTGTTTAAAGGAAGGAGAATGGTTTCACGAGCTTGCTCAGCTCTCCTGGAATGAAGACTAAGGTGCTACATGTTGCTTGTTAGGCTTATACTACGGCGAGTCTGGGGCTGCAGGTCAGGAGTCCTTGTTAGTGCATTTAGTGCTGGTGAGAAGGGTAGGCCCCAGTCTTGGACGCTGAAGTCCTCTAAAGACAAGGCAGAGACACAGCCTCAGATCCCCCGTCACCTTCCACTGAATAAGGGGGATGGAGAAGAGGTCTCAGCGGTTGGCCTCCTGCAAGCCCAGATGCCTGCCAGCCTGGGCCTGCTTCCTTAGCGCTGTGAGAGCTTGTGTCTGATGGGCAGAGAGGAGCAAGTGCAGTCGCTGTCAGGTTGACTCTGCGCAGGGCTCCCTAGCTTCGGGCTTGCAGGGTGACCCTGCTCTGTGACCCAGCGGCGGCTTCAGCCCCAGAGAGGGCCGTGGCACAGGTGGTTTAGGCATAGCCGCCAGCCATTTGACTGGTGGCTGCATTGCTGCCTACTCCTCGCCAGGCCTGGTAGCTGAAGAAGGCACTCACTCCATAGGCGATCATCACCAAACATGCAAAGAACTGAAAGAGAGGCGAGAAGGGTGTAAGGACCAAGAGGGTAACAGTGACACAAGCTCCAACCAGATCTCAGGCCAGGCAGGAGGGGTTTTGGCAGCTGCACCATCTCACACTCAGCCAGATGTATTTCACAGCTGTTTATCATGGAGCTGATGAGCACCAGGGTCCTGGGATGCCAACATTACCTTCTAAGCACGGGAAACAGCTAAGAACCACAGGCGGGGCCTATCAGATTGTGATAAGGACAATGAAGGACAAGATAAGAGTGACAGAGGGGACATCTAGCAAGGATTTAGTTCTAAAAAGACAACATTCAAAGGCCAGCCTAGGAATTTTTCTAGAACCAGTTCACGCCTCTATACTGACACCTGCAGCCACATTCAGAAGCTCCCCGTCTCTGTCCCCATCACTGAATTTGCTGATTTCAAAACTGCCCTCATCAGGAAGAGTAAGGAACCAAATGAGTGCCCATCGAGGCCCTGCCCTCCCCTGGGCTTGGCCGTGGCCCCAGGCCTGGAGTCCAACCTCTCTGAGCGGGAGCCTCCTGTCTGTCAAAAAGGACTGGTagtcccttcctctccctcactgTGGGTGTCGCAGGATCCTGGGAGGAGATGGTGTGCAGGGCCTGGTGGCGTGAAGGGTGACAGGCGTGGAGGGGACTGCAGCCACTTCACTGGCCACCTGACGTGGGCCTGGAGTCTGGTTTCACGGGAGAGCCTATGAATCTCCCAGAATGGTTTAAACCAAAAGGTTTTTGCACGTGCACTTGTCAGTGGGAGAGCATCCAGTTTTTCACATTCTCCAAGGGGGCACATGACCCTAAGTCAGTGTGGCACAGTTGATTTACAACAAGGTTCCATAGTTAACCCAGGcggggtgtggtagctcacacctgtaatcccagcactttaagaggccgaggcgagtggatcacttgagggcaggagttcgaaagaccagcctggccaacatggtgaaaccccatctctactacaaatacaaaaataagccgggcgtgagactccatctcaaaaaaaaaaaaaaaaatagctggtgtggcagcacacacctgtagtcccagctacttgggaggctgagtcaggagaatcacttaaacccaagaggcagaggttgcaatgagccaagattgcgtcactgcactccagcctgggcaacagagcgagactccatctcaaaaaaaaaaaatagttaaccCAAAACTTCCATTGCCCACCACACACCACTCCCCACTGTTAATTATGGAAGCCTGGAGGCAGCCCGGCTCCCCTCTGAGACCCACTGAGCATTCAGGTGACAACTCCTcaggaggtggcaggtgcctggccTCAGACCAAGCAAGCAGCGTGAGTCCTGGGGCCGAGACCCTGCAGACCACCGAGGGAGCCTGGGAAGCAGACTCACCGAGGCAGCCGCACGCTGGTTATACGGCCGGGTGCCCCTCAGGGATGTCAGGTCAACTGCTGCAGAGCAGGCGATGAAGGCAGTGATGTAGAGAACGGTGGCGCTGATGTTAAAGATCATTAACTGCAGGACATGGGGGTAGGGAGTAGGGAGAGAAAAGGCTTAAGACAcaaagagaggctgggcatggtggaatcatacctgtcattccagcactttggggggctgagcccaggagttagagaccagcctggggaacataggtaggccccgtctctacaaaaaattaaaaagttagccaggcatggtggcgcatgcgtgtgatctcagctacttgggaggctgagatgggagggtcaccTGGTGCCAggatttggaggctgcagtgagccatgatcataccactgcgctccagcctgagcgacagagtgagatcctgtctgaaaaaaaagacacacaaggAGACCAAGAGTTGGGGCATCTTTGTTCCCACTGGCACACCCCTTGAGTAGCCACTGGAAGGGGATGCAAACACCTGGGTTTTTCCCACCAACAGGGCCTCAAGAGGCCATGGTTTTCAGGGGTCAGCCTATCAAGCCCTGGTCCCCAGGAGGCCTGCTGAGCAGGGAGCGTGAACACacctgaggctggggaaggggaatgaCAGGAAGGCCTCAGTGATGGGGTAGGGGCAGTGCCAAACCCATTCCTCACAGAAAGAGGCCAGTCCATGACCCATCTCTTTGTACCAGCTAAAGAAACacaggcaggccgggcgcggtggctcaagcctgtaatcccagcactttgggaggccgagactggtggatcacgaggtcaggagatcgagaccatcctggctaacccggtgaaaccccgtctctactaaaaatacaaaaaattagccgggcgaggtggcggcgcctgtagtcccagctactcgggaggctgaggcaggagaatggcgtaaacccgggaggcggagcttgcagtgagctgagatccggccactgcactccagcctgggcgacagagcgagactccgtctcaaaaaaaaaaaaaaaaaaaaagaaacacaggccACTCCTCCAAGTATGGCCCAGGGCCAAGCCCAGGCGATCCCTGGTACCACTGCAAGGTTTGGCTCTGTGGCCAGTCCTGGGGCTGGGCCTCACAtccctctctgcctccagggGGGAAGAATCTTTGTCTCCCTTTTGGCCACATCCTAAGCTCAAGGCTCTAAGCAAATGCCAGGGTCAGGACCAGGAGGACCAGGTATTCCCAGCTGGATACAGAACCAGACTGGCAGGAAGGGGCCCTCTGCTGACAACCAGGCCCCAATGCCTCATCTCAAACGCTTGGCCCCAGGAGCCCATTTACAGTCTTCAAATGCATGGCCCTCAAACATTCATTCGGTTTGTccaatatatcttttaaaaattaccaacattaTAAAATTAGATTTCATGAAAACCTGAAAACTTCATGTAAAAATTTcgtattaaaaaaaatctttgggccgggcacggtggctcaagcctgtaatcccagcactttgggaagccgagacgggcggatcacaaggtcaggagatcgagaccatcctggctaacacagtgaaaccccgtctctactaaaaatacaaaaacttagccgggtgaggtggcaggcgcctgtagtcccagctactcgggaggctgaggcaggagaatggcgtgaacccaggaggcggagcttgcagtgagctgagatccggccactgcactccagcctgggtgacagagcgagactctgtctcagaaaaaaaaaaaaaaatctttggctcaagcctgtaatcccagcactttgggaggccgagacgggcggatcacaaggtcaggagatcgagaccatcctggctaacacagtgaaaccccatctctactaaaaaaatacaaaaaactagccgggcgagatggcgggcgcctgtagtcccagctacttgggaggctgaggcaggagaatggcgtaacccgggaggcagagcttgcagtgagccgagatccggccactgcactccagcctgggcgacagagcgagattccgtctcaaaaaaataaataaataaataaataaataaataaataaataaatcttggccaggtgcagtgcctcatgcccgtaatcccagcactttgggaggccgaaggcaggcagatcacttgaggtcaggagttagagaccagcctggccaacatggtgaaacctcgtctccaataaaaacacaaaaattagccaagagtggtggtgaacgcctgtaatcccagcaacacaggaggctgaggcgggagaatcacttgaacccaggaggcagcggttgcagtgagctaagattacgccactgtactccagcctgagcgacagagtgagggagactctgtctaaaaaaaaaaaagaaatcttaagatATCAAAAGATTCTGCGCCAAGGGGTTTGCACTCCCACTAGCAACAGATGAAGTGAGTATAGGCAGCTTACAATGGGCAGATGGATGCTGGCTTCTCCAGGGTCCCTCCTGACCCAATTCACTCACACATCTTGCCTGGATCCTGTAGGGGTCTGTAGCCCCCATGCCAGAAAATCGCAAATTGGCCATGCTAATCCAGCCTTCTCTAGATGCAGTTAAGCCCTCTCTGCCCCATTCGTTGAGGGTCCAGAAGCATAAGAAGCAATGCCCTGCCATCGTGGCAGAAGGGAGCCTCCTTCCATTAACAGCCACGGCTGGAGCCCCAGATCTGCACCTAAGAGACACACAGGCTTTTATCTCCAGAGATTTCTCTGTTAGAGGCTCCTGGGACATGAGGGAGGGGTGGACCCTGAGCCCGGAAATCAGGGTGCCGCCTCCTTGCCCCAAAATCTTCCCTGCAAGCCCAGCGACCCCTGCAAACGCTGCCTGTTTCTGCCAGGGATGTCAAGATCTAACAAACCCATTCTGTCTTGAGGATGACTCACGTTTCCTCGGTTTAAAAAGTCATTGAATTCCAAACAATGCTGCCTAGTCCCAGCCTTGCTTGTCTTACAATCATGTGCCTTTCTCGCCTCTCTTCTCACTGAAAGCCTCAGACCCCAGCTGCAGGGGTTTTCCgggtcagaggaaaaaaaaaaaccagcagctTTCTGTGTGTCTGGCCAGGGTACTTCCCATGTCCGCTCTCAGCCCTGTGTCCTGGGTAGACTGTCCTGGGGCAAACCTGGGGAGAACAGCCTCTCCCAGGCCTCAGAGCCTCCCGAGCTTGTCCTGCACACGTGAGGCCCTGGCCTAGGCAACATCTGACAGCTTGCCACCAGCCTCCAGCCACAGGGCTGCCTGCCTGGGCCCGCTAGAATCTCACAAACCCACACAACACAGGCACAAATTCTGACCacccagagaaggaaaaaaaatttttttttttttttggaggtggagtcttgctctgtcacccaggcacgatctcagctcactgcaacctctgcctcccaggttcaagcaattctcctgtctcagcctcccgagtagctgggactagaggtgtgcaccaccacagctggctaatttttgtattttttgtagagatggggtttcaccatattggtcaggctggtcttaaactcctgacctcaggtgatccacccgcctcagcctcctaaagtactaggattacaggtgtgagccaccacacccagccgggaaaaatatttttaagattccaAATGGCCTCTTGTAAATCCACTCAACAGCCCCTCACTTCTACTCTCCTCCTGGGACAAAGTCAAGCCTGTGTCCTTCCTGGCTCATAGTTCCCCAAAAAACCGTACAtctaagctgggcgtggtggttcactcctgtactcccagaactttgggaggccaaagtgagagacctgcttgagcccaggagttcaagaccagcctgggcaatatagtgagaccgcctcctctacaaaaaaaaaaaaaaaattagcagggcatggtggcacgtgcctgtagtcctagctactggggaggttgagatgggcggatcacctgagctcagggcttcaagactgcagtgagtcattatcgagccactgcactccagtctgtacatagtgagacactgttttaaaggaaaaagagaacaacTGGACCCCTGAACCATCAGTCCTTACCTCCACCCCTGGCTCTGCAGACCAGCTTAGGTCAGTGAGGATGTCAGGAGACCCCCCATACCCTGCCACTTCTTTTAGGGAAAGTCACAGTGGTCCTGTCATAGCCACTTCCAGTACCCACACCCAGACTCACCACCAGTGGCCAGGGCACCATGTACAACTTCATGTGCAGCTGAAACAGGTAGAGAATGAAGAGGATGATTGTCACCAGCCAGAGGAAGACAGCGACGAACATCACCCAGCCATAGGCCGGGTACAGGTGGTACGGGGTGTCTGCAATCAGCGCCCACACCAGCAGCCCCAGCACCTAGGAGGGTCAGACAGGGCAGGGTCGGCCAGAGATGCGGTTTCATTTCTCATCTAGCTAagaaatattggccaggcacagtggctcatgcctgtaatgtcagcactttgggagcccaaggtgtgATAatcgctggaggccaggagttcaagaccagcctgggcaacagaacaagtccccatctctacagaaaaattaaggccaggtgcagtggctcatacctgtaatcccagcattttgggaggctgaggtgggcggatcacctgaggtcaggagtttgagaccagcctggccaacatggtgaaagcctgtctctactaaaaatacaaaaattagccgggcgtggtggcgcgtgcctgttatcccagctacttgggaggctgagacaggagaattgcttgaacctgggaggcagaggttgcagtgagctgagatcacgccactgcactccagcctgggtgacaaaagtgaaaatccatctcaaataaataaataatagttagccaggtatggtggtgtgtacctgtgctcccaactactcaggaggctgaagcagaggatCACATGGACCCAGGagttagaagctgcagtgagccatgatcatgccaccacaagCCAACCTCAGAGACAGAGTGAAattatctcaaaaaacagaaaaaatttaaaaaaggaatgctGATTTGGCTCATGCGGTACACCACTGTACTGGGGCCCTGACCTGTACTCACACTCCTCTTCCAGGTCTCAGCTGAGATGTCAGGTGCTCCAGGACACCCCCACACCTCCAGACTGCATCCCAGAGCCCTCATCAGCACTCACAGGGCCCCCCAGGCACCCGCCATCCAGGGTCATAATCGTTCCCTGCCCCAAACTGCGAGCTCCACGAGGGCACGGCCGTGGCTGTCTCACAGCTGCGTCCCCACACCCAGCACAGGACCTAGGCCCTGCCAGGGGCTCAGTAAAAGCTGCTGAAAGAAAGTTCAAGTCACTGCAGTCCCAGAGGCGGGAAGACAACAGCCCTGTGTCCTCCCTCCCAGCTGGGCCCAGCAGAGAACATCACCAGGGCCTCTGCCTGACACCCCACGTCTCTGGCTCTCCCAGATGCCCTTCTATACTGGTGTTGCCATCTCACAGGTGAAACTGGGCCTCCAGGAAGCCAAGGGGCCTACCTGTCATGCCGTTCCCAAGTGGTGGCAGGATGGGCCCGACCATCCCAGCAGAGCATGGGTAGTGGCTAAcagcatggactctggagcccAGCTGCCTGGCTTCGATCCCGGCTCTCCTTACcagttgtgtggccttgggcaagtgtATAATCACCCTTGCTTATCAAATGAGTATAATGATCATTCCTACCTCGTAGAGCTACTATGAGGACCCACAAGTTCATGCACATAAATGACTGCAACAgaagtgtttttttaattattattccaCAAGTCCAAGGTAGACTGCACAGGCCCCAGTCCTCACAGCCACAGAGAATTCTCTGTAGGCAGGTTTGTCGACTCACCATGCAGACTGTCTCGGGTGTGGGCCAGCAAAGGGCTTGCAGAGGCAGGGCCCAGGGAGCTCCTGGAGGCCCCCCAGAGGCACCTCGGATGTGGCCATCCTGGGCCTCCCCAGTCCCTCCTACCCACCCCCACTTCTCCATGAGGACACTCTCTGGAATCCCTGGCCACAGAGAGGACACAAGGGTCTAGCTTTGGAGAAAGGCTCCATTGCCAATCAAGACACACAGAAGCGTCCTCTTTTTCCCCTAGTCAGCACCCAGGTACATGGCACCAAGGCTGCGTAGTGACCTTGCCACCAGCCCAAGGACAAGTCAGTGGGATCAGAGAAGCGGTTCCGGAGCAGGTCCCTCCTCTGGCTGCTAGGCTTTGGAGACAGAAAGTCCTGGCTGCTTCCAGCAGCTGAGGGGCTGCCGCCAGCCCCTAGAGCACCTGAGGGCCCCAGGCCCAGAGCACAGCCAGAGCTGGGGTGCCTGCCAGGCACCCCACCCAAAAGCACCCTCGCCGAGGACTAGAAGGGAAGCTCCTGCGTGGATCCCTACAGAAGCCAGGGACAAGACTGGGGGGCCTGTAGCTGAGCTGGCCCAGGGAGCCCTCAGCCCTCACAaccctccttcctccacctcctccccatcccccaagGGTCTGGCTCGGGAAGGGTGTGGCCCACTGGGGAAGTGGCAGGTGGGGTCTGGAGCTTGGAAGTCAAAAGCTGTGTGGCTGTGTGACGCTGACCGAGCACCTTCCCTGCTCTCCGAGGAAGACTCTGggttttgttcattgctatatCTTCAGTGCCCAACAGTGCCCGACACATAATATACGCTAAAAACACAACATGCTTAGGAGCTAACAATCCTATTTCTTCATCCGTGACAGAGATCAGAACCCTGCCCTGCACATGTGCTGTGTATTAAAAGAGGAAGcgggatggccgggcgcggtggctcacgcctgtaatcccagcactttgggaggccgagacaggcggatcacgatgtcaggagatcgagaccaccctggctaacacagtgaaaccccatctctactaaaaatacaaaaaattagccgggcgtggtggtgggcgcctgtagtc
This genomic interval carries:
- the PLLP gene encoding plasmolipin yields the protein MAEFPSKVSTRTSSPAQGAGASVSALRPDLGFVRSSLGALMLLQLVLGLLVWALIADTPYHLYPAYGWVMFVAVFLWLVTIILFILYLFQLHMKLYMVPWPLVLMIFNISATVLYITAFIACSAAVDLTSLRGTRPYNQRAAASFFACLVMIAYGVSAFFSYQAWRGVGSNAATSQMAGGYA